The following coding sequences lie in one Halogeometricum rufum genomic window:
- the kdgK1 gene encoding bifunctional 2-dehydro-3-deoxygluconokinase/2-dehydro-3-deoxygalactonokinase, translated as MTDIVTFGETMLRLSPPRGDRLERTGELDVQAGGAESNVAVAAARLGCDAVWLSKLPDSPLGRRVVSELRSHGVRTGIAWDDSGETRMGTYYLEHGGDPRGTNVIYDRSGAAVTTAKPDELPRGAVRNAEVFYTSGITPALSSTLAETTASLLETAQDADTTTAFDLNYRSKLWTPEEAGEKYESLFSHVDVLVGAERDIEACLGRSGDPADVARELADEYDFETAIVTLSDEGSVAVHDGEVYEQGVYAAETFDAIGTGDAFVGGFLANRLDGGDVPSSLAYGAATASLKRTIDGDLAVVTPEEVAAVVEEDADAISR; from the coding sequence ATGACCGACATCGTGACCTTCGGGGAGACGATGCTGCGCCTCTCGCCGCCGCGCGGCGACCGACTGGAACGCACCGGCGAACTCGACGTGCAGGCGGGCGGCGCGGAGAGCAACGTCGCCGTCGCCGCCGCGCGACTGGGGTGCGACGCCGTCTGGCTGTCGAAACTGCCGGACTCGCCGCTCGGTCGGCGCGTCGTCTCGGAACTGCGGAGCCACGGCGTCCGGACGGGCATCGCGTGGGACGACTCCGGGGAGACGCGGATGGGGACGTACTACCTCGAACACGGCGGCGACCCGCGCGGAACGAACGTCATCTACGACCGGTCGGGCGCCGCCGTCACGACGGCGAAACCGGACGAACTGCCGCGCGGCGCGGTTCGGAACGCCGAGGTGTTCTACACCAGCGGTATCACCCCCGCGCTCTCTTCGACGCTGGCGGAGACGACGGCGTCGCTCCTGGAGACGGCGCAGGACGCCGACACGACCACCGCGTTCGACCTGAACTACCGGTCGAAACTGTGGACGCCCGAGGAAGCCGGCGAGAAGTACGAGTCGCTGTTCTCCCACGTCGACGTCCTCGTCGGGGCCGAACGCGACATCGAGGCCTGTCTCGGACGGAGCGGTGACCCGGCGGACGTGGCGCGGGAACTCGCCGACGAGTACGACTTCGAGACGGCCATCGTCACGCTGAGCGACGAGGGGTCGGTGGCGGTCCACGACGGCGAGGTGTACGAACAGGGCGTCTACGCCGCCGAGACGTTCGACGCCATCGGGACGGGCGACGCGTTCGTCGGCGGTTTCCTCGCGAACCGCCTCGACGGCGGCGACGTGCCCTCGTCGCTGGCCTACGGCGCCGCGACGGCGTCGCTGAAGCGGACCATCGACGGCGACCTGGCCGTCGTCACGCCCGAGGAAGTCGCCGCCGTCGTCGAAGAGGACGCCGACGCCATCTCGCGGTAG
- a CDS encoding NUDIX hydrolase has protein sequence MTEKPLRATVSLRGVLFAPSGDVLVVQRTTDEGWELPGGRLGAEEDATEGVQREIVEETGLAVDLGHPIHATAWRNDDDNGRFGVYYYGRVTERAVSLSHEHVEYEWLPPGRAEQRLSGPQGRAVNNAREVHEE, from the coding sequence ATGACTGAGAAACCACTCCGGGCGACGGTGAGTCTCCGCGGCGTGCTGTTCGCGCCGAGCGGTGACGTACTCGTCGTACAGCGGACGACGGACGAAGGGTGGGAACTCCCCGGCGGCCGACTCGGGGCCGAAGAGGACGCCACCGAGGGCGTCCAGCGCGAGATAGTCGAGGAGACGGGACTGGCGGTCGACCTCGGCCACCCGATCCACGCCACCGCGTGGCGGAACGACGACGACAACGGGCGGTTCGGCGTCTACTACTACGGGCGGGTGACCGAGCGGGCGGTGTCGCTGAGCCACGAACACGTCGAGTACGAGTGGCTCCCGCCGGGGCGGGCCGAGCAACGGCTGAGCGGCCCGCAGGGGAGGGCGGTGAACAACGCGCGGGAGGTGCACGAGGAGTGA
- the mutL gene encoding DNA mismatch repair endonuclease MutL produces the protein MSGGDRPTIRALDDRTIRQIAAGEVVERPASVVKELVENSLDADANRVSVAVDAGGTEGVRVRDDGVGMDRDAVRMAVDEHTTSKISDIEDLEAGVGTLGFRGEALHTIGAVSRLTVRSKPRGGDEAGTELRVEGGEVTDVRPAGCPEGTVVEVDDLFFNTPARRKFLKTTATEFDHVNTVVTQYALANPDVAISLEHDDREVFATEGRGSLEATVLSVYGREVAESMTRVDHEPDAGAVASVTGLVSHPETTRSARDYLSTFVNDRYVTARVLREAVLDAYGGQLAADRYPFAVLFVAVPPDAVDVNVHPRKMEVRFDDESGVKRAVESAVESALLDEGLIRSSAPRGRSAPDEVDPAPESPTTEARGGKGHSPQPSRSAGGDDGGPETTGRTSSESSSPTEATEGTGASPAERREATETTGDGDDAAADRPADDASGDVTSDEAWSVSAGRTRSRPSRAPETPSGKAESADDGGPADGDADRATTDAPGPSATRDSGTAGDAGTARGAEPARDAGTAAADRTQSSLGDVTDGSAESASDGAPRVEGTRRLGAPTVQRDLGGDEATLSPAFDTLPSMRVLGQLQDTYIVAETAEGMVLVDQHAADERVNYERLQAELAGDVTTQALADPVEVELTAREAALFEEYRDALAQTGFHAGRTDERTVEVRSVPAVFAEALRPELLRDVLAAFVSEGEDGGHETVDAVADELLADLACYPSVTGNTSLTEGSVVDLLSALDDCENPYACPHGRPVVVEFDRDEIADRFERDYPGHGGRRSE, from the coding sequence GTGAGCGGCGGCGACCGGCCGACGATCCGCGCCCTCGACGACCGGACGATACGCCAGATAGCCGCGGGCGAGGTGGTCGAACGACCCGCCTCCGTCGTCAAGGAACTCGTGGAGAACAGCCTCGACGCCGACGCGAACCGCGTCTCCGTCGCCGTCGACGCCGGCGGCACGGAGGGCGTCCGCGTCCGCGACGACGGCGTCGGCATGGACCGCGACGCCGTCCGGATGGCCGTCGACGAGCACACGACGAGCAAGATTTCCGACATCGAGGACTTAGAGGCCGGCGTCGGCACCCTCGGGTTCAGGGGCGAAGCGCTCCACACCATCGGGGCCGTCTCGCGCCTCACCGTCCGGTCGAAACCGCGGGGCGGCGACGAGGCGGGGACGGAACTCCGCGTCGAGGGCGGCGAGGTGACCGACGTGCGCCCCGCGGGGTGTCCCGAGGGCACCGTCGTCGAAGTCGACGACCTGTTCTTCAACACGCCGGCGCGCCGGAAGTTCCTGAAGACGACGGCGACGGAGTTCGACCACGTGAACACCGTCGTCACGCAGTACGCCCTCGCCAACCCCGACGTGGCAATCTCCTTAGAACACGACGACCGGGAGGTGTTCGCCACCGAGGGCCGCGGCAGTCTCGAAGCGACGGTGCTCTCGGTGTACGGCCGGGAAGTCGCGGAGTCGATGACCCGCGTCGACCACGAACCCGACGCCGGGGCCGTCGCGTCGGTCACCGGCCTCGTCAGCCACCCCGAGACGACCCGGAGCGCGCGGGACTACCTCTCGACGTTCGTCAACGACCGCTACGTGACCGCGCGCGTCCTCCGCGAGGCGGTCCTCGACGCCTACGGCGGCCAACTCGCCGCGGACCGCTACCCGTTCGCCGTCCTGTTCGTGGCGGTGCCGCCGGACGCCGTCGACGTGAACGTCCACCCCAGAAAGATGGAGGTCCGCTTCGACGACGAGAGCGGCGTGAAACGCGCCGTCGAGTCCGCCGTCGAGTCGGCCCTCCTCGACGAGGGGCTGATTCGCTCGTCGGCCCCGCGCGGTCGCTCCGCGCCCGACGAGGTGGACCCCGCGCCCGAGTCGCCGACGACGGAGGCCCGCGGCGGGAAGGGACACAGCCCGCAACCGTCCCGGTCGGCCGGCGGAGACGACGGCGGACCGGAGACCACGGGCCGAACGTCGTCCGAGTCGTCGTCGCCGACGGAGGCGACGGAAGGAACGGGGGCGTCGCCGGCAGAGAGGAGAGAGGCGACGGAGACGACCGGAGACGGCGACGACGCGGCGGCGGACCGTCCGGCGGACGACGCCTCGGGCGACGTGACCAGCGACGAGGCGTGGTCCGTCTCGGCGGGCCGGACGCGTTCGCGCCCCTCGCGCGCACCGGAGACGCCGAGCGGGAAGGCGGAGTCGGCCGACGACGGCGGCCCCGCCGACGGCGACGCGGACCGAGCGACGACGGACGCGCCGGGGCCGTCCGCGACCCGTGACTCGGGGACGGCCGGGGACGCGGGAACCGCGCGGGGTGCGGAACCGGCGCGGGACGCGGGGACGGCGGCGGCCGACCGAACCCAGTCGTCGCTGGGCGACGTGACCGACGGGTCGGCGGAGTCGGCGTCGGACGGAGCGCCGCGGGTCGAGGGGACTCGACGCCTCGGCGCGCCGACGGTTCAGCGCGACCTCGGCGGCGACGAGGCGACGCTCTCGCCGGCGTTCGACACGCTGCCGTCGATGCGCGTCCTCGGGCAACTGCAGGACACGTACATCGTCGCGGAGACGGCCGAGGGGATGGTGCTGGTCGACCAGCACGCGGCCGACGAACGGGTGAACTACGAGCGTCTGCAGGCGGAGTTAGCCGGCGACGTGACGACGCAGGCGCTGGCCGACCCCGTCGAGGTGGAACTCACCGCGCGCGAGGCGGCCCTGTTCGAGGAGTACCGCGACGCTCTCGCGCAGACGGGCTTTCACGCGGGACGGACCGACGAACGGACCGTCGAGGTGCGGAGCGTCCCGGCCGTGTTCGCCGAAGCGCTCCGACCCGAACTCCTGCGGGACGTACTCGCCGCGTTCGTCTCCGAGGGCGAGGACGGCGGCCACGAGACGGTGGACGCCGTCGCCGACGAACTCCTCGCGGACCTCGCGTGTTACCCGTCGGTGACGGGCAACACCTCGCTGACCGAGGGGTCGGTCGTGGACCTCCTGTCGGCGCTCGACGACTGCGAGAACCCGTACGCCTGCCCGCACGGCCGACCGGTCGTCGTCGAGTTCGACCGCGACGAGATAGCGGACCGGTTCGAACGGGACTACCCCGGCCACGGCGGCCGGCGGTCGGAGTAG